The uncultured Desulfobulbus sp. genome window below encodes:
- a CDS encoding carboxymuconolactone decarboxylase family protein, with product MMQDWNAYRDSLMEQITEYAKQTPDVMRGLTTINNAAAKTGHLDPKVHELIALAVAVTTRCDGCISVHVQEAVKLGATKEEIAEAMGVAIALNAGAALVYSSRALEAHSQLVDKK from the coding sequence ATGATGCAAGACTGGAATGCCTACCGTGATTCTTTGATGGAGCAGATTACCGAATATGCTAAGCAAACTCCTGATGTTATGCGAGGTTTGACGACAATAAATAATGCTGCTGCCAAGACCGGTCATCTGGACCCCAAGGTTCATGAGTTGATTGCTCTCGCCGTGGCCGTGACCACCCGTTGCGACGGATGCATTTCCGTGCATGTACAAGAGGCCGTCAAATTGGGTGCAACCAAGGAGGAAATTGCCGAAGCCATGGGCGTTGCCATTGCTCTGAATGCTGGAGCGGCCTTGGTGTACTCCTCACGTGCCCTGGAAGCGCATTCTCAATTAGTTGATAAAAAATAA
- a CDS encoding 4Fe-4S binding protein, with protein MPLIWLKRHLRRARIGASLCICLGISLFFLFGSWQKPSWPAETLLTIQFVPSLIQAIQGALLGASYVLLILGLSLLLGRVYCSWICPLGTMQDILYSLGNPTPGYHPPHNLIRGLMLVLVTLPFLLGSSLAVSLLDPYSTFGRILSNIVRPLLTPLTNSIAWILEQFGVYILARAPWPATTFFSVVFSSFVLLGITWLAVRHGRLYCNSLCPVGTLLGLFSTKALLRLRLNKKSCIHCGRCVNVCKANCIDLARQQIDASRCVACYNCLAVCPTDSIVFQQGMKRATSLGEKKQGPNLYRRALLSQFGVTLLFVCDLPAGAVPLPLASRPTSKAEQRTCPVAPPGAQGIDHFTSTCTACHLCVSGCPSQILLPSLFAYGVSGFLQPQMSFDQGHCTHECTLCGELCPTGAIIPLSVAAKKLTQVGKAHFIKENCVVFTDNTTCGACSEHCPTKAVSMIPYANPLNKMLVIPEVNTALCIGCGGCEHACPTRPYRAIYVDGLAVHQKAQPPKVLQIQQAVDGTEDFPF; from the coding sequence ATGCCTCTTATCTGGCTAAAGCGGCATCTCAGACGTGCACGGATTGGAGCCTCGCTGTGTATATGTCTCGGGATCAGTCTCTTTTTTCTTTTTGGCAGCTGGCAAAAGCCCTCTTGGCCTGCGGAAACGCTGCTCACGATCCAGTTTGTCCCTTCCCTTATTCAGGCAATACAGGGTGCTCTTCTTGGGGCAAGCTATGTCTTACTTATACTGGGGCTGAGCTTGCTCCTGGGCCGGGTCTACTGCTCTTGGATCTGCCCCCTGGGAACCATGCAGGATATTCTGTACTCCCTGGGCAACCCCACTCCTGGCTACCATCCACCGCATAATCTCATTCGTGGACTCATGCTGGTGCTGGTTACTCTGCCGTTTCTTCTAGGCAGTAGCCTGGCCGTCAGCCTCCTTGATCCCTACAGCACCTTTGGTCGTATCCTGAGCAACATTGTTCGCCCTCTGCTTACTCCGCTGACGAACTCCATCGCCTGGATACTTGAGCAATTTGGCGTCTACATCCTCGCTCGGGCTCCCTGGCCAGCAACCACCTTTTTTTCGGTTGTTTTTTCCTCGTTCGTTTTACTGGGGATCACCTGGTTAGCCGTGCGCCATGGGCGACTCTACTGTAACAGTCTCTGTCCGGTGGGGACGTTGCTTGGACTGTTTTCCACAAAAGCATTGCTGCGATTACGACTGAATAAAAAGTCCTGCATTCACTGTGGTCGTTGCGTCAACGTTTGCAAGGCCAACTGTATTGACCTGGCACGACAGCAGATTGATGCCAGCCGTTGTGTTGCCTGCTACAACTGTCTGGCCGTCTGCCCGACTGACAGTATAGTTTTTCAACAAGGCATGAAAAGAGCGACTTCTCTGGGAGAGAAGAAACAAGGTCCAAATCTGTATCGCCGCGCCCTCCTCTCCCAATTTGGGGTAACTCTGCTCTTTGTATGTGATCTGCCTGCCGGAGCAGTCCCCTTGCCCCTGGCCAGTCGCCCGACCAGCAAAGCCGAACAACGCACCTGCCCGGTCGCGCCCCCTGGCGCACAGGGTATTGATCACTTCACCTCCACCTGCACAGCCTGTCATCTCTGTGTCAGTGGCTGTCCTTCTCAGATTCTTCTCCCTTCGCTGTTTGCGTACGGCGTCTCCGGCTTCCTTCAACCGCAGATGTCCTTTGACCAGGGGCACTGTACCCATGAATGCACGCTGTGTGGTGAGCTCTGCCCCACGGGGGCTATCATCCCGTTGAGCGTTGCCGCCAAAAAACTTACCCAGGTGGGTAAGGCACATTTTATTAAAGAAAACTGCGTTGTTTTTACCGACAATACCACCTGTGGCGCCTGCTCCGAACATTGCCCGACCAAGGCTGTCAGCATGATCCCTTATGCAAATCCATTGAACAAAATGTTGGTCATTCCAGAGGTGAATACGGCCCTCTGCATCGGCTGTGGCGGCTGTGAACATGCCTGCCCCACCAGACCCTACCGCGCGATATATGTCGATGGCCTGGCAGTCCATCAAAAAGCACAGCCACCGAAGGTTCTGCAGATTCAGCAGGCGGTTGACGGGACAGAGGACTTTCCTTTTTAA
- a CDS encoding DUF362 domain-containing protein, translated as MDRRRFLQKMLGGTIVFSSSLSLHNAAHVFAATVGGLSPYDLVAVKGGEPEQMFDKAITSLGGINRFVTKGSKVVVKPNIGWDVPPDRGGNTQPKLVKRIIEHCLQAGAREVHVFDHTCDTWTRCYRNSGIEQAVKEAGGKIAPGNNEGYYQRVSVPQGKRLTSTKVHELVLNADVLINVPVLKHHSSSMVTVGMKNLMGIVWDRSYWHRNDLHQCIADFVSYKKPTLTVVDGYNVMKQNGPRGVSVGDVVQMKSLVVSTDPVAADAAASLIFGANPADIRHIQLAAGMGLGQINLGNLAIKRIKI; from the coding sequence ATGGATAGACGACGTTTTCTCCAAAAAATGCTTGGTGGTACGATTGTTTTCAGTTCATCGCTGAGTCTACACAATGCTGCCCATGTCTTCGCGGCGACTGTCGGAGGACTGTCCCCTTACGATCTTGTGGCCGTGAAGGGGGGAGAACCGGAGCAGATGTTTGACAAGGCCATCACCTCTCTAGGGGGAATCAACCGGTTTGTGACCAAAGGCAGCAAGGTGGTGGTTAAACCCAATATCGGCTGGGATGTCCCTCCGGATCGAGGTGGCAACACCCAGCCAAAACTTGTCAAACGCATTATCGAACATTGTTTGCAGGCTGGAGCCCGCGAAGTGCACGTCTTTGATCATACATGCGATACGTGGACCCGGTGCTATCGCAATTCCGGTATCGAACAGGCCGTTAAGGAGGCCGGGGGAAAGATTGCCCCCGGAAACAACGAGGGGTACTACCAACGCGTTTCCGTTCCCCAGGGAAAACGACTCACCAGTACTAAGGTTCATGAACTGGTACTGAATGCGGATGTCTTGATTAACGTGCCGGTGCTCAAACACCACTCCTCATCCATGGTGACCGTGGGTATGAAGAACCTGATGGGTATTGTCTGGGATCGATCATACTGGCACCGCAACGATCTGCACCAGTGTATTGCAGATTTTGTCTCCTATAAAAAACCAACTCTTACCGTGGTTGATGGCTACAACGTCATGAAACAAAATGGACCACGGGGCGTTTCCGTGGGCGATGTGGTCCAGATGAAATCCCTGGTTGTATCCACGGATCCTGTCGCCGCTGATGCTGCTGCGAGCTTGATCTTTGGGGCTAACCCAGCTGATATCCGCCACATTCAACTCGCCGCGGGGATGGGCCTGGGCCAAATCAACCTGGGAAACTTGGCCATCAAACGGATCAAGATCTGA
- the larB gene encoding nickel pincer cofactor biosynthesis protein LarB, protein MKSSILFDHGRTARIGLPEAVFCQGKSDSDIIELLHRFGKGSGHSILFTRLSEHQFSLIPEDVQALYDYHPLSQTCFGDPLEPKANGKIAIVSAGTADGSVAWEAARTLSYLGITNDIYEDCGVAGLWRLTERLDAINSADAVIVVAGLDAALLSVMGGLTSKPIFGVPTSVGYGVAEQGKVALGSMLASCAPGVAILNIDNGYGAACAAARVVHAQG, encoded by the coding sequence ATGAAATCGAGCATTTTATTTGACCATGGACGCACAGCTCGCATTGGCTTACCAGAGGCTGTCTTTTGCCAAGGTAAGTCGGATTCGGACATCATTGAACTCTTGCATAGATTTGGTAAAGGCTCAGGCCATTCTATTCTCTTTACCCGTCTTTCCGAGCACCAGTTCAGTCTCATCCCTGAAGACGTGCAGGCACTCTATGATTATCATCCGCTTTCCCAAACCTGTTTTGGAGATCCCCTTGAGCCCAAAGCCAACGGCAAGATAGCCATTGTTTCGGCAGGGACAGCGGATGGTTCCGTTGCCTGGGAGGCGGCTCGCACGCTGAGCTACCTCGGCATCACCAACGATATTTACGAAGACTGTGGCGTGGCAGGATTATGGCGACTCACCGAACGATTGGATGCAATCAACAGTGCTGATGCAGTCATTGTGGTTGCAGGACTGGATGCGGCCCTGCTTTCTGTGATGGGTGGTTTGACCTCAAAACCCATTTTTGGAGTTCCCACCTCGGTGGGCTACGGCGTGGCTGAACAGGGCAAGGTCGCTTTGGGAAGCATGCTCGCCAGTTGTGCCCCAGGTGTGGCAATCTTAAACATTGATAATGGTTATGGTGCGGCCTGCGCGGCCGCAAGGGTGGTACACGCTCAAGGGTAA